In Nymphalis io chromosome 13, ilAglIoxx1.1, whole genome shotgun sequence, one genomic interval encodes:
- the LOC126773002 gene encoding uncharacterized protein LOC126773002 isoform X4 has product MVSLRVMLLGVMMAVTLAAGTPRKHDKREAPLSSSYGPPSSGGGGGGGGGSYRPSSNYGAPRPRPPSRPSSSYGAPSKSYGPPSSSYGVPRPPSTSYGVPTGPSSSYGAPKGSGSFGGSSSFGGSGSFGGSKPSSSYGVPSSSYGAPSSGGSFGSGSFISGGGSYSSGGGISSSYGVPSGGSHGGSGGGISSSYGVPSGSSHGGSGGGISSSYGVPSGGSHGGSHGGSGGGISSSYGVPSGGSHGGSGSSISSSYGVPSGGSHGGSGGGISSSYGVPSGGSHGGSGGGISSSYGVPSGGSHGGSGGGISSSYGVPSGGSHGGSGGGISSSYGVPSGGSHGGSSGGISSSYGAPAPSDSYGAPVPLSSYGAPSSGQGFGHGGSSGFGSSGFGSSGFESSGFGSSGPSTSYGAPSSSYGAPGGGGYSSGGSSGGHSSGGYSSGGHGSGSSFGGSGGYSGSSGGYSSGGYSGSGSGGYSSGGGSGGYSSGGGSGGYSSGGSGGHGSGGYSSGGHSSGGYSSGGSGGYSSGGHSSSGYSSGVPATISQGYDSSGGYVY; this is encoded by the exons CTGCTGGGAGTCATGATGGCGGTAACGTTGGCGGCAGGCACACCGCGCAAGCACGACAAGCGAGAAG CTCCGCTAAGCTCTTCTTATGGGCCACCCTCCAGTGGTGGTGGTGGAGGCGGCGGCGGTGGCAGCTACAGACCTTCTTCGAACTATGGTGCGCCTCGACCTCGACCACCGTCAAGACCATCGAGCAGCTACGGTGCACCGTCCAAATCGTATGGACCACCCTCATCAAGCTATGGTGTTCCTAGACCACCGTCAACTAGCTACGGTGTTCCAACTGGTCCCTCCAGTTCCTATGGAGCACCTAAAGGTTCCGGCTCGTTTGGTGGATCAAGCTCTTTCGGTGGCTCCGGATCATTCGGTGGTTCTAAGCCATCCAGCTCATACGGTGTTCCATCCAGCTCTTATGGTGCTCCATcttcaggtggctcatttggcTCAGGTTCCTTTATCTCAGGAGGTGGTTCCTATAGTTCAGGTGGTGGTATTTCCTCTTCCTATGGCGTACCATCTGGAGGCTCACACGGAGGATCAGGTGGTGGCATATCCTCTTCCTACGGTGTACCATCTGGAAGCTCACACGGAGGTTCTGGAGGTGGCATTTCTTCCTCTTATGGTGTACCATCTGGAGGCTCACACGGAGGATCACACGGAGGTTCTGGTGGTGGCATATCCTCTTCCTACGGTGTACCATCTGGTGGCTCTCATGGAGGTTCAGGAAGTAGCATTTCTTCCTCTTATGGTGTACCGTCCGGAGGCTCACATGGTGGATCAGGCGGCGGCATTTCTTCATCTTACGGTGTACCATCTGGTGGCTCCCACGGAGGTTCGGGAGGTGGAATTTCTTCCTCATATGGAGTACCATCCGGAGGCTCACATGGTGGATCAGGCGGCGGCATTTCTTCGTCTTACGGTGTACCATCTGGTGGCTCCCACGGGG GTTCTGGAGGTGGAATTTCCTCCTCATATGGCGTACCGTCTGGAGGTTCCCACGGAGGATCAAGTGGTGGCATTTCTTCCTCTTATGGTGCACCAGCACCCTCAGATTCATACGGAGCCCCTGTTCCTTTGTCATCCTACGGCGCTCCATCAAGCGGTCAAGGCTTTGGTCATGGTGGCAGTTCTGGCTTTGGTAGTTCCGGATTTGGCAGCAGTGGTTTTGAAAGCAGCGGATTTGGCAGTAGTGGTCCATCAACCAGTTATGGAGCACCATCTAGCTCATATGGGGCTCCTGGCGGAGGTGGCTATAGCTCAGGAGGTTCTTCGGGAGGTCATAGTTCTGGTGGCTATTCCTCTGGCGGTCATGGCTCTGGTAGTAGTTTTGGCGGATCTGGTGGATATTCTGGAAGTTCTGGTGGATACAGTTCTGGAGGCTATTCTGGAAGCGGATCAGGTGGCTACTCATCTGGTGGCGGATCGG GTGGATATTCATCAGGTGGTGGATCAGGTGGCTACTCATCCGGCGGTTCAGGTGGTCACGGTTCAGGTGGCTACTCCTCAGGCGGTCACAGTTCAGGTGGCTATTCTTCAGGTGGTTCAGGTGGCTACTCCTCAGGAGGTCACAGCTCCAGTGGCTATTCCAGCGGAGTACCAGCCACTATCAGCCAAGGCTACGATTCAAGCGGCGGCTATGTGTATTAA
- the LOC126773002 gene encoding loricrin isoform X7, producing MVSLRVMLLGVMMAVTLAAGTPRKHDKREAPLSSSYGPPSSGGGGGGGGGSYRPSSNYGAPRPRPPSRPSSSYGAPSKSYGPPSSSYGVPRPPSTSYGVPTGPSSSYGAPKGSGSFGGSSSFGGSGSFGGSKPSSSYGVPSSSYGAPSSGGSFGSGSFISGGGSYSSGGGISSSYGVPSGGSHGGSGGGISSSYGVPSGSSHGGSGGGISSSYGVPSGGSHGGSHGGSGGGISSSYGVPSGGSHGGSGSSISSSYGVPSGGSHGGSGGGISSSYGVPSGGSHGGSGGGISSSYGVPSGGSHGGSGGGISSSYGVPSGGSHGGSSGGISSSYGAPAPSDSYGAPVPLSSYGAPSSGQGFGHGGSSGFGSSGFGSSGFESSGFGSSGPSTSYGAPSSSYGAPGGGGYSSGGSSGGHSSGGYSSGGHGSGSSFGGSGGYSGSSGGYSSGGYSGSGSGGYSSGGGSGGYSSGGGSGGYSSGGSGGHGSGGYSSGGHSSGGYSSGGSGGYSSGGHSSSGYSSGVPATISQGYDSSGGYVY from the exons CTGCTGGGAGTCATGATGGCGGTAACGTTGGCGGCAGGCACACCGCGCAAGCACGACAAGCGAGAAG CTCCGCTAAGCTCTTCTTATGGGCCACCCTCCAGTGGTGGTGGTGGAGGCGGCGGCGGTGGCAGCTACAGACCTTCTTCGAACTATGGTGCGCCTCGACCTCGACCACCGTCAAGACCATCGAGCAGCTACGGTGCACCGTCCAAATCGTATGGACCACCCTCATCAAGCTATGGTGTTCCTAGACCACCGTCAACTAGCTACGGTGTTCCAACTGGTCCCTCCAGTTCCTATGGAGCACCTAAAGGTTCCGGCTCGTTTGGTGGATCAAGCTCTTTCGGTGGCTCCGGATCATTCGGTGGTTCTAAGCCATCCAGCTCATACGGTGTTCCATCCAGCTCTTATGGTGCTCCATcttcaggtggctcatttggcTCAGGTTCCTTTATCTCAGGAGGTGGTTCCTATAGTTCAGGTGGTGGTATTTCCTCTTCCTATGGCGTACCATCTGGAGGCTCACACGGAGGATCAGGTGGTGGCATATCCTCTTCCTACGGTGTACCATCTGGAAGCTCACACGGAGGTTCTGGAGGTGGCATTTCTTCCTCTTATGGTGTACCATCTGGAGGCTCACACGGAGGATCACACGGAGGTTCTGGTGGTGGCATATCCTCTTCCTACGGTGTACCATCTGGTGGCTCTCATGGAGGTTCAGGAAGTAGCATTTCTTCCTCTTATGGTGTACCGTCCGGAGGCTCACATGGTGGATCAGGCGGCGGCATTTCTTCATCTTACGGTGTACCATCTGGTGGCTCCCACGGAGGTTCGGGAGGTGGAATTTCTTCCTCATATGGAGTACCATCCGGAGGCTCACATGGTGGATCAGGCGGCGGCATTTCTTCGTCTTACGGTGTACCATCTGGTGGCTCCCACGGGG GATCAAGTGGTGGCATTTCTTCCTCTTATGGTGCACCAGCACCCTCAGATTCATACGGAGCCCCTGTTCCTTTGTCATCCTACGGCGCTCCATCAAGCGGTCAAGGCTTTGGTCATGGTGGCAGTTCTGGCTTTGGTAGTTCCGGATTTGGCAGCAGTGGTTTTGAAAGCAGCGGATTTGGCAGTAGTGGTCCATCAACCAGTTATGGAGCACCATCTAGCTCATATGGGGCTCCTGGCGGAGGTGGCTATAGCTCAGGAGGTTCTTCGGGAGGTCATAGTTCTGGTGGCTATTCCTCTGGCGGTCATGGCTCTGGTAGTAGTTTTGGCGGATCTGGTGGATATTCTGGAAGTTCTGGTGGATACAGTTCTGGAGGCTATTCTGGAAGCGGATCAGGTGGCTACTCATCTGGTGGCGGATCGG GTGGATATTCATCAGGTGGTGGATCAGGTGGCTACTCATCCGGCGGTTCAGGTGGTCACGGTTCAGGTGGCTACTCCTCAGGCGGTCACAGTTCAGGTGGCTATTCTTCAGGTGGTTCAGGTGGCTACTCCTCAGGAGGTCACAGCTCCAGTGGCTATTCCAGCGGAGTACCAGCCACTATCAGCCAAGGCTACGATTCAAGCGGCGGCTATGTGTATTAA
- the LOC126773002 gene encoding uncharacterized protein LOC126773002 isoform X1: MVSLRVMLLGVMMAVTLAAGTPRKHDKREAPLSSSYGPPSSGGGGGGGGGSYRPSSNYGAPRPRPPSRPSSSYGAPSKSYGPPSSSYGVPRPPSTSYGVPTGPSSSYGAPKGSGSFGGSSSFGGSGSFGGSKPSSSYGVPSSSYGAPSSGGSFGSGSFISGGGSYSSGGGISSSYGVPSGGSHGGSGGGISSSYGVPSGSSHGGSGGGISSSYGVPSGGSHGGSHGGSGGGISSSYGVPSGGSHGGSGSSISSSYGVPSGGSHGGSGGGISSSYGVPSGGSHGGSGGGISSSYGVPSGGSHGGSGGGISSSYGVPSGGSHGGSGGGISSSYGVPSGGSHGGSGGGISSSYGVPSGGSHGGSSGGISSSYGAPAPSDSYGAPVPLSSYGAPSSGQGFGHGGSSGFGSSGFGSSGFESSGFGSSGPSTSYGAPSSSYGAPGGGGYSSGGSSGGHSSGGYSSGGHGSGSSFGGSGGYSGSSGGYSSGGYSGSGSGGYSSGGGSGGYSSGGGSGGYSSGGSGGHGSGGYSSGGHSSGGYSSGGSGGYSSGGHSSSGYSSGVPATISQGYDSSGGYVY; encoded by the exons CTGCTGGGAGTCATGATGGCGGTAACGTTGGCGGCAGGCACACCGCGCAAGCACGACAAGCGAGAAG CTCCGCTAAGCTCTTCTTATGGGCCACCCTCCAGTGGTGGTGGTGGAGGCGGCGGCGGTGGCAGCTACAGACCTTCTTCGAACTATGGTGCGCCTCGACCTCGACCACCGTCAAGACCATCGAGCAGCTACGGTGCACCGTCCAAATCGTATGGACCACCCTCATCAAGCTATGGTGTTCCTAGACCACCGTCAACTAGCTACGGTGTTCCAACTGGTCCCTCCAGTTCCTATGGAGCACCTAAAGGTTCCGGCTCGTTTGGTGGATCAAGCTCTTTCGGTGGCTCCGGATCATTCGGTGGTTCTAAGCCATCCAGCTCATACGGTGTTCCATCCAGCTCTTATGGTGCTCCATcttcaggtggctcatttggcTCAGGTTCCTTTATCTCAGGAGGTGGTTCCTATAGTTCAGGTGGTGGTATTTCCTCTTCCTATGGCGTACCATCTGGAGGCTCACACGGAGGATCAGGTGGTGGCATATCCTCTTCCTACGGTGTACCATCTGGAAGCTCACACGGAGGTTCTGGAGGTGGCATTTCTTCCTCTTATGGTGTACCATCTGGAGGCTCACACGGAGGATCACACGGAGGTTCTGGTGGTGGCATATCCTCTTCCTACGGTGTACCATCTGGTGGCTCTCATGGAGGTTCAGGAAGTAGCATTTCTTCCTCTTATGGTGTACCGTCCGGAGGCTCACATGGTGGATCAGGCGGCGGCATTTCTTCATCTTACGGTGTACCATCTGGTGGCTCCCACGGAGGTTCGGGAGGTGGAATTTCTTCCTCATATGGAGTACCATCCGGAGGCTCACATGGTGGATCAGGCGGCGGCATTTCTTCGTCTTACGGTGTACCATCTGGTGGCTCCCACGGGGGTTCGGGAG GTGGAATTTCCTCCTCATATGGTGTACCGTCCGGAGGCTCACATGGTGGATCAGGCGGCGGCATTTCTTCGTCTTACGGTGTACCATCTGGTGGATCCCACGGAG GATCAAGTGGTGGCATTTCTTCCTCTTATGGTGCACCAGCACCCTCAGATTCATACGGAGCCCCTGTTCCTTTGTCATCCTACGGCGCTCCATCAAGCGGTCAAGGCTTTGGTCATGGTGGCAGTTCTGGCTTTGGTAGTTCCGGATTTGGCAGCAGTGGTTTTGAAAGCAGCGGATTTGGCAGTAGTGGTCCATCAACCAGTTATGGAGCACCATCTAGCTCATATGGGGCTCCTGGCGGAGGTGGCTATAGCTCAGGAGGTTCTTCGGGAGGTCATAGTTCTGGTGGCTATTCCTCTGGCGGTCATGGCTCTGGTAGTAGTTTTGGCGGATCTGGTGGATATTCTGGAAGTTCTGGTGGATACAGTTCTGGAGGCTATTCTGGAAGCGGATCAGGTGGCTACTCATCTGGTGGCGGATCGG GTGGATATTCATCAGGTGGTGGATCAGGTGGCTACTCATCCGGCGGTTCAGGTGGTCACGGTTCAGGTGGCTACTCCTCAGGCGGTCACAGTTCAGGTGGCTATTCTTCAGGTGGTTCAGGTGGCTACTCCTCAGGAGGTCACAGCTCCAGTGGCTATTCCAGCGGAGTACCAGCCACTATCAGCCAAGGCTACGATTCAAGCGGCGGCTATGTGTATTAA
- the LOC126773002 gene encoding uncharacterized protein LOC126773002 isoform X6 has product MVSLRVMLLGVMMAVTLAAGTPRKHDKREAPLSSSYGPPSSGGGGGGGGGSYRPSSNYGAPRPRPPSRPSSSYGAPSKSYGPPSSSYGVPRPPSTSYGVPTGPSSSYGAPKGSGSFGGSSSFGGSGSFGGSKPSSSYGVPSSSYGAPSSGGSFGSGSFISGGGSYSSGGGISSSYGVPSGGSHGGSGGGISSSYGVPSGSSHGGSGGGISSSYGVPSGGSHGGSHGGSGGGISSSYGVPSGGSHGGSGSSISSSYGVPSGGSHGGSGGGISSSYGVPSGGSHGGSGGGISSSYGVPSGGSHGGSGGGISSSYGVPSGGSHGGSGGGISSSYGVPSGGSHGGSGGGISSSYGVPSGGSHGGSSGGISSSYGAPAPSDSYGAPVPLSSYGAPSSGQGFGHGGSSGFGSSGFGSSGFESSGFGSSGPSTSYGAPSSSYGAPGGGGYSSGGSSGGHSSGGYSSGGHGSGSSFGGSGGYSGSSGGYSSGGYSGSGSGGYSSGGGSGGYSSGGGSGGYSSGGSGGYSSGGHSSSGYSSGVPATISQGYDSSGGYVY; this is encoded by the exons CTGCTGGGAGTCATGATGGCGGTAACGTTGGCGGCAGGCACACCGCGCAAGCACGACAAGCGAGAAG CTCCGCTAAGCTCTTCTTATGGGCCACCCTCCAGTGGTGGTGGTGGAGGCGGCGGCGGTGGCAGCTACAGACCTTCTTCGAACTATGGTGCGCCTCGACCTCGACCACCGTCAAGACCATCGAGCAGCTACGGTGCACCGTCCAAATCGTATGGACCACCCTCATCAAGCTATGGTGTTCCTAGACCACCGTCAACTAGCTACGGTGTTCCAACTGGTCCCTCCAGTTCCTATGGAGCACCTAAAGGTTCCGGCTCGTTTGGTGGATCAAGCTCTTTCGGTGGCTCCGGATCATTCGGTGGTTCTAAGCCATCCAGCTCATACGGTGTTCCATCCAGCTCTTATGGTGCTCCATcttcaggtggctcatttggcTCAGGTTCCTTTATCTCAGGAGGTGGTTCCTATAGTTCAGGTGGTGGTATTTCCTCTTCCTATGGCGTACCATCTGGAGGCTCACACGGAGGATCAGGTGGTGGCATATCCTCTTCCTACGGTGTACCATCTGGAAGCTCACACGGAGGTTCTGGAGGTGGCATTTCTTCCTCTTATGGTGTACCATCTGGAGGCTCACACGGAGGATCACACGGAGGTTCTGGTGGTGGCATATCCTCTTCCTACGGTGTACCATCTGGTGGCTCTCATGGAGGTTCAGGAAGTAGCATTTCTTCCTCTTATGGTGTACCGTCCGGAGGCTCACATGGTGGATCAGGCGGCGGCATTTCTTCATCTTACGGTGTACCATCTGGTGGCTCCCACGGAGGTTCGGGAGGTGGAATTTCTTCCTCATATGGAGTACCATCCGGAGGCTCACATGGTGGATCAGGCGGCGGCATTTCTTCGTCTTACGGTGTACCATCTGGTGGCTCCCACGGGGGTTCGGGAG GTGGAATTTCCTCCTCATATGGTGTACCGTCCGGAGGCTCACATGGTGGATCAGGCGGCGGCATTTCTTCGTCTTACGGTGTACCATCTGGTGGATCCCACGGAG GATCAAGTGGTGGCATTTCTTCCTCTTATGGTGCACCAGCACCCTCAGATTCATACGGAGCCCCTGTTCCTTTGTCATCCTACGGCGCTCCATCAAGCGGTCAAGGCTTTGGTCATGGTGGCAGTTCTGGCTTTGGTAGTTCCGGATTTGGCAGCAGTGGTTTTGAAAGCAGCGGATTTGGCAGTAGTGGTCCATCAACCAGTTATGGAGCACCATCTAGCTCATATGGGGCTCCTGGCGGAGGTGGCTATAGCTCAGGAGGTTCTTCGGGAGGTCATAGTTCTGGTGGCTATTCCTCTGGCGGTCATGGCTCTGGTAGTAGTTTTGGCGGATCTGGTGGATATTCTGGAAGTTCTGGTGGATACAGTTCTGGAGGCTATTCTGGAAGCGGATCAGGTGGCTACTCATCTGGTGGCGGATCGG GTGGATATTCATCAGGTGGTGGATCAG GTGGCTATTCTTCAGGTGGTTCAGGTGGCTACTCCTCAGGAGGTCACAGCTCCAGTGGCTATTCCAGCGGAGTACCAGCCACTATCAGCCAAGGCTACGATTCAAGCGGCGGCTATGTGTATTAA
- the LOC126773002 gene encoding loricrin isoform X8, producing the protein MVSLRVMLLGVMMAVTLAAGTPRKHDKREAPLSSSYGPPSSGGGGGGGGGSYRPSSNYGAPRPRPPSRPSSSYGAPSKSYGPPSSSYGVPRPPSTSYGVPTGPSSSYGAPKGSGSFGGSSSFGGSGSFGGSKPSSSYGVPSSSYGAPSSGGSFGSGSFISGGGSYSSGGGISSSYGVPSGGSHGGSGGGISSSYGVPSGSSHGGSGGGISSSYGVPSGGSHGGSHGGSGGGISSSYGVPSGGSHGGSGSSISSSYGVPSGGSHGGSGGGISSSYGVPSGGSHGGSGGGISSSYGVPSGGSHGGSGGGISSSYGVPSGGSHGGSSGGISSSYGAPAPSDSYGAPVPLSSYGAPSSGQGFGHGGSSGFGSSGFGSSGFESSGFGSSGPSTSYGAPSSSYGAPGGGGYSSGGSSGGHSSGGYSSGGHGSGSSFGGSGGYSGSSGGYSSGGYSGSGSGGYSSGGGSGGYSSGGGSGGYSSGGSGGHGSGGYSSGGHSSGGYSSGGSGGYSSGGHSSSGYSSGVPATISQGYDSSGGYVY; encoded by the exons CTGCTGGGAGTCATGATGGCGGTAACGTTGGCGGCAGGCACACCGCGCAAGCACGACAAGCGAGAAG CTCCGCTAAGCTCTTCTTATGGGCCACCCTCCAGTGGTGGTGGTGGAGGCGGCGGCGGTGGCAGCTACAGACCTTCTTCGAACTATGGTGCGCCTCGACCTCGACCACCGTCAAGACCATCGAGCAGCTACGGTGCACCGTCCAAATCGTATGGACCACCCTCATCAAGCTATGGTGTTCCTAGACCACCGTCAACTAGCTACGGTGTTCCAACTGGTCCCTCCAGTTCCTATGGAGCACCTAAAGGTTCCGGCTCGTTTGGTGGATCAAGCTCTTTCGGTGGCTCCGGATCATTCGGTGGTTCTAAGCCATCCAGCTCATACGGTGTTCCATCCAGCTCTTATGGTGCTCCATcttcaggtggctcatttggcTCAGGTTCCTTTATCTCAGGAGGTGGTTCCTATAGTTCAGGTGGTGGTATTTCCTCTTCCTATGGCGTACCATCTGGAGGCTCACACGGAGGATCAGGTGGTGGCATATCCTCTTCCTACGGTGTACCATCTGGAAGCTCACACGGAGGTTCTGGAGGTGGCATTTCTTCCTCTTATGGTGTACCATCTGGAGGCTCACACGGAGGATCACACGGAGGTTCTGGTGGTGGCATATCCTCTTCCTACGGTGTACCATCTGGTGGCTCTCATGGAGGTTCAGGAAGTAGCATTTCTTCCTCTTATGGTGTACCGTCCGGAGGCTCACATGGTGGATCAGGCGGCGGCATTTCTTCATCTTACGGTGTACCATCTGGTGGCTCCCACGGAGGTTCGGGAG GTGGAATTTCCTCCTCATATGGTGTACCGTCCGGAGGCTCACATGGTGGATCAGGCGGCGGCATTTCTTCGTCTTACGGTGTACCATCTGGTGGATCCCACGGAG GATCAAGTGGTGGCATTTCTTCCTCTTATGGTGCACCAGCACCCTCAGATTCATACGGAGCCCCTGTTCCTTTGTCATCCTACGGCGCTCCATCAAGCGGTCAAGGCTTTGGTCATGGTGGCAGTTCTGGCTTTGGTAGTTCCGGATTTGGCAGCAGTGGTTTTGAAAGCAGCGGATTTGGCAGTAGTGGTCCATCAACCAGTTATGGAGCACCATCTAGCTCATATGGGGCTCCTGGCGGAGGTGGCTATAGCTCAGGAGGTTCTTCGGGAGGTCATAGTTCTGGTGGCTATTCCTCTGGCGGTCATGGCTCTGGTAGTAGTTTTGGCGGATCTGGTGGATATTCTGGAAGTTCTGGTGGATACAGTTCTGGAGGCTATTCTGGAAGCGGATCAGGTGGCTACTCATCTGGTGGCGGATCGG GTGGATATTCATCAGGTGGTGGATCAGGTGGCTACTCATCCGGCGGTTCAGGTGGTCACGGTTCAGGTGGCTACTCCTCAGGCGGTCACAGTTCAGGTGGCTATTCTTCAGGTGGTTCAGGTGGCTACTCCTCAGGAGGTCACAGCTCCAGTGGCTATTCCAGCGGAGTACCAGCCACTATCAGCCAAGGCTACGATTCAAGCGGCGGCTATGTGTATTAA
- the LOC126773002 gene encoding uncharacterized protein LOC126773002 isoform X3, with the protein MVSLRVMLLGVMMAVTLAAGTPRKHDKREAPLSSSYGPPSSGGGGGGGGGSYRPSSNYGAPRPRPPSRPSSSYGAPSKSYGPPSSSYGVPRPPSTSYGVPTGPSSSYGAPKGSGSFGGSSSFGGSGSFGGSKPSSSYGVPSSSYGAPSSGGSFGSGSFISGGGSYSSGGGISSSYGVPSGGSHGGSGGGISSSYGVPSGSSHGGSGGGISSSYGVPSGGSHGGSHGGSGGGISSSYGVPSGGSHGGSGSSISSSYGVPSGGSHGGSGGGISSSYGVPSGGSHGGSGGGISSSYGVPSGGSHGGSGGGISSSYGVPSGGSHGGSGGGISSSYGVPSGGSHGGSGGGISSSYGVPSGGSHGGSSGGISSSYGAPAPSDSYGAPVPLSSYGAPSSGQGFGHGGSSGFGSSGFGSSGFESSGFGSSGPSTSYGAPSSSYGAPGGGGYSSGGSSGGHSSGGYSSGGHGSGSSFGGSGGYSGSSGGYSSGGYSGSGSGGYSSGGGSGGYSSGGGSGGYSSGGSGGHGSGGYSSGGHSSSGYSSGVPATISQGYDSSGGYVY; encoded by the exons CTGCTGGGAGTCATGATGGCGGTAACGTTGGCGGCAGGCACACCGCGCAAGCACGACAAGCGAGAAG CTCCGCTAAGCTCTTCTTATGGGCCACCCTCCAGTGGTGGTGGTGGAGGCGGCGGCGGTGGCAGCTACAGACCTTCTTCGAACTATGGTGCGCCTCGACCTCGACCACCGTCAAGACCATCGAGCAGCTACGGTGCACCGTCCAAATCGTATGGACCACCCTCATCAAGCTATGGTGTTCCTAGACCACCGTCAACTAGCTACGGTGTTCCAACTGGTCCCTCCAGTTCCTATGGAGCACCTAAAGGTTCCGGCTCGTTTGGTGGATCAAGCTCTTTCGGTGGCTCCGGATCATTCGGTGGTTCTAAGCCATCCAGCTCATACGGTGTTCCATCCAGCTCTTATGGTGCTCCATcttcaggtggctcatttggcTCAGGTTCCTTTATCTCAGGAGGTGGTTCCTATAGTTCAGGTGGTGGTATTTCCTCTTCCTATGGCGTACCATCTGGAGGCTCACACGGAGGATCAGGTGGTGGCATATCCTCTTCCTACGGTGTACCATCTGGAAGCTCACACGGAGGTTCTGGAGGTGGCATTTCTTCCTCTTATGGTGTACCATCTGGAGGCTCACACGGAGGATCACACGGAGGTTCTGGTGGTGGCATATCCTCTTCCTACGGTGTACCATCTGGTGGCTCTCATGGAGGTTCAGGAAGTAGCATTTCTTCCTCTTATGGTGTACCGTCCGGAGGCTCACATGGTGGATCAGGCGGCGGCATTTCTTCATCTTACGGTGTACCATCTGGTGGCTCCCACGGAGGTTCGGGAGGTGGAATTTCTTCCTCATATGGAGTACCATCCGGAGGCTCACATGGTGGATCAGGCGGCGGCATTTCTTCGTCTTACGGTGTACCATCTGGTGGCTCCCACGGGGGTTCGGGAG GTGGAATTTCCTCCTCATATGGTGTACCGTCCGGAGGCTCACATGGTGGATCAGGCGGCGGCATTTCTTCGTCTTACGGTGTACCATCTGGTGGATCCCACGGAG GATCAAGTGGTGGCATTTCTTCCTCTTATGGTGCACCAGCACCCTCAGATTCATACGGAGCCCCTGTTCCTTTGTCATCCTACGGCGCTCCATCAAGCGGTCAAGGCTTTGGTCATGGTGGCAGTTCTGGCTTTGGTAGTTCCGGATTTGGCAGCAGTGGTTTTGAAAGCAGCGGATTTGGCAGTAGTGGTCCATCAACCAGTTATGGAGCACCATCTAGCTCATATGGGGCTCCTGGCGGAGGTGGCTATAGCTCAGGAGGTTCTTCGGGAGGTCATAGTTCTGGTGGCTATTCCTCTGGCGGTCATGGCTCTGGTAGTAGTTTTGGCGGATCTGGTGGATATTCTGGAAGTTCTGGTGGATACAGTTCTGGAGGCTATTCTGGAAGCGGATCAGGTGGCTACTCATCTGGTGGCGGATCGG GTGGATATTCATCAGGTGGTGGATCAGGTGGCTACTCATCCGGCGGTTCAGGTGGTCACGGTTCAGGTGGCTACTCCTCAGGCG GTCACAGCTCCAGTGGCTATTCCAGCGGAGTACCAGCCACTATCAGCCAAGGCTACGATTCAAGCGGCGGCTATGTGTATTAA